A genomic window from Salvelinus namaycush isolate Seneca chromosome 21, SaNama_1.0, whole genome shotgun sequence includes:
- the exosc6 gene encoding exosome complex component MTR3, whose translation MPTDTKRVRGPEVSQSPSLFLCKTAVKKSNDARVDGRQRGQVDVRSVFVRCGLISQAKGSAYIEAGNTKLICCVYGPRETERKDETDMKSGRLITDMRFAPFSCRERGSWIQGSDEKDLSLMLLESLRPGVCLQKYPRSQIEVNVMVLENDGAVLAHAVTCASMALADAGIEMYDLVLGCSIRQEGATYLIDPTFLEENGCNLTSGSRENLGSLTVAFLPSLNQISGLQSDGEMGEDTLTGGVRTCIEGCFKLYPVIQQALSKAVRRKAPPSES comes from the coding sequence ATGCCGACTGATACAAAAAGGGTACGTGGCCCAGAAGTGTCTCAAagtccatctctctttctgtgtaAAACCGCGGTAAAGAAGTCCAACGACGCCAGGGTAGATGGCAGGCAGCGTGGTCAAGTGGATGTCCGTTCAGTTTTTGTCCGATGTGGGCTGATAAGTCAAGCCAAAGGTTCAGCTTACATTGAAGCTGGGAACACGAAGCTCATATGCTGTGTGTATGGACCCAGAGAGACTGAGCGCAAGGATGAGACCGATATGAAATCCGGAAGACTGATTACTGACATGAGATTTGCCCCATTCTCTTGTCGAGAGAGAGGCTCGTGGATTCAAGGTAGTGATGAAAAGGATCTGTCACTGATGCTGTTGGAAAGCCTGAGGCCAGGAGTGTGCTTGCAGAAGTATCCTCGCTCTCAGATTGAAGTAAATGTGATGGTTCTTGAAAACGACGGCGCCGTCCTGGCACATGCAGTCACCTGTGCGTCCATGGCGCTGGCGGACGCAGGTATAGAGATGTACGATCTGGTTCTTGGATGCTCAATCCGTCAGGAAGGTGCCACATACCTTATCGACCCTACCTTTCTGGAGGAAAATGGATGCAACTTGACCTCAGGATCCAGGGAGAATTTGGGAAGCCTGACAGTTGCATTTCTCCCCAGTCTGAACCAGATTTCTGGACTACAATCGGATGGCGAGATGGGCGAGGACACCCTTACTGGGGGTGTGCGCACATGTATTGAGGGGTGTTTCAAACTCTACCCTGTCATTCAGCAAGCACTGTCCAAGGCAGTACGAAGAAAAGCACCACCATCAGAGagctga